One genomic segment of Amycolatopsis sp. Hca4 includes these proteins:
- a CDS encoding type Z 30S ribosomal protein S14, giving the protein MAKKALVHKAAKKPKFAVRAYTRCQRCGRPHAVFRKFGLCRICLREMAHAGELPGVRKSSW; this is encoded by the coding sequence ATGGCCAAGAAAGCACTGGTCCACAAGGCCGCGAAGAAGCCGAAGTTCGCCGTGCGCGCCTACACCCGCTGCCAGCGGTGCGGCCGCCCGCACGCCGTGTTCCGCAAGTTCGGGCTCTGCCGGATCTGCCTTCGCGAGATGGCGCACGCGGGCGAGCTGCCCGGCGTCCGCAAGTCCAGCTGGTAA
- the rplE gene encoding 50S ribosomal protein L5: protein MTTAEKTSPRLKVRYREEIKGQLQAEFSFANVHQIPGVVKVVVNMGVGDAARDSKLIEGAVRDLAAITGQKPEVRKARKSIAQFKLREGQPIGARVTLRGDRMWEFLDRLLTIALPRIRDFRGLSPKQFDGHGNYTFGLNEQSMFHEIDPDSIDRPRGMDVTVVTTATNDDEGRALLRKLGFPFKEN, encoded by the coding sequence ATGACCACCGCAGAGAAGACCTCGCCGCGCCTGAAGGTGCGGTACCGCGAGGAAATCAAGGGCCAGCTGCAGGCCGAGTTCTCCTTCGCCAACGTCCACCAGATCCCGGGCGTCGTGAAGGTCGTCGTGAACATGGGCGTCGGCGACGCCGCCCGCGACAGCAAGCTGATCGAGGGCGCGGTCCGCGACCTCGCCGCGATCACCGGCCAGAAGCCGGAGGTCCGGAAGGCCCGCAAGTCCATCGCGCAGTTCAAGCTGCGCGAGGGCCAGCCGATCGGCGCGCGCGTCACGCTGCGCGGCGACCGGATGTGGGAGTTCCTCGACCGGCTGCTGACCATCGCGCTGCCGCGTATCCGCGACTTCCGCGGGCTTTCGCCGAAGCAGTTCGACGGCCACGGCAACTACACGTTCGGTCTCAACGAGCAGTCGATGTTCCACGAGATCGACCCCGACTCCATCGACCGCCCCCGCGGCATGGACGTCACCGTCGTCACGACCGCCACGAACGACGACGAGGGCCGGGCGCTGCTGCGCAAGCTCGGCTTCCCGTTCAAGGAGAACTGA
- the rplX gene encoding 50S ribosomal protein L24: protein MKVKKGDTVVVIAGKDKGAKGKVIQAYPERERVLVEGVNRIKKHTRISQTQRGAQSGGIVTQEAPIHVSNVMVVDSDGKPSRVGYRIGEDGKKVRISRRNGKDI, encoded by the coding sequence ATGAAGGTGAAGAAGGGCGACACGGTCGTCGTCATCGCCGGCAAGGACAAGGGCGCCAAGGGCAAGGTCATCCAGGCTTACCCGGAGCGCGAGCGCGTGCTGGTCGAGGGCGTGAACCGGATCAAGAAGCACACGCGGATCAGCCAGACCCAGCGCGGCGCGCAGTCCGGCGGCATCGTCACGCAGGAGGCGCCCATCCACGTCTCGAACGTGATGGTCGTCGACTCGGACGGCAAGCCGTCCCGGGTGGGTTACCGCATCGGCGAGGACGGCAAGAAGGTCCGGATCTCGCGCCGGAACGGTAAGGACATCTGA
- the rplN gene encoding 50S ribosomal protein L14: MIQQESRLRVADNTGAKEILCIRVLGGSGRRYAGIGDIIVATVKDAIPAAGVKKGDVVKAVIVRTVKERRRPDGSYIRFDENAAVLIKNDNEPRGTRIFGPVGRELRDRKFMKIISLAPEVL; the protein is encoded by the coding sequence GTGATCCAGCAGGAGTCGCGGCTTCGGGTAGCCGACAACACGGGTGCGAAGGAAATCCTCTGCATCCGCGTTCTCGGTGGCTCCGGGCGGCGCTACGCCGGCATCGGCGACATCATCGTCGCCACCGTGAAGGACGCCATCCCGGCTGCCGGGGTGAAGAAGGGCGACGTCGTCAAGGCCGTCATCGTCCGCACGGTCAAGGAGCGCCGTCGTCCGGACGGTTCCTACATCCGGTTCGACGAGAACGCCGCCGTGCTCATCAAGAACGACAACGAGCCCCGCGGCACCCGCATCTTCGGTCCGGTGGGCCGCGAGCTGCGCGACCGAAAGTTCATGAAGATCATTTCGCTCGCGCCGGAGGTGCTGTGA
- the rpsQ gene encoding 30S ribosomal protein S17 — MSEPTTETPARNDRKVREGYVVSDKMNKTIVVELEDRKKHPRYSKVVRTTSKVKVHDENNEAGVGDRVTLMETRPLSASKRWRLVQIVEKAK, encoded by the coding sequence ATGAGCGAGCCCACCACCGAGACGCCGGCCCGGAACGACCGCAAGGTCCGCGAGGGCTACGTCGTCTCGGACAAGATGAACAAGACGATCGTGGTCGAGCTCGAGGACCGCAAGAAGCACCCCCGTTACTCGAAGGTCGTCCGCACCACCTCCAAGGTGAAGGTGCACGACGAGAACAACGAGGCGGGCGTGGGCGACCGGGTCACCCTGATGGAGACCCGCCCGCTGTCGGCATCGAAGCGGTGGCGCCTGGTGCAGATCGTGGAGAAGGCCAAGTAA
- the rpmC gene encoding 50S ribosomal protein L29: protein MANAGAAQASELRELTAEELVLRLKEYKEELFNLRFQMATGQLDNNRRLRTVRTDIARIYTVMRERELGLSVAPDAESEGAA from the coding sequence ATGGCTAACGCAGGTGCCGCTCAGGCATCGGAGCTGCGTGAGCTCACCGCGGAAGAGCTCGTCCTGCGTCTGAAGGAGTACAAGGAGGAGCTGTTCAACCTCCGCTTCCAGATGGCGACCGGTCAGCTCGACAACAACCGCCGTCTGCGCACCGTCCGCACGGACATCGCGCGGATCTACACGGTCATGCGCGAGCGCGAACTCGGCCTGTCCGTTGCCCCCGACGCCGAGAGTGAAGGTGCCGCATGA
- the rplP gene encoding 50S ribosomal protein L16, whose protein sequence is MLIPRRVKHRKQHSPKRHGAAKGGTKVSFGEYGIQALEHSYVTNRQIESARIAMTRHIKRGGKVWTTIYPDRPLTKKPAETRMGSGKGSPEWWIANVKPGRVMFEISFPNEETAREALRRAIHKLPMKCRIVTREGGEF, encoded by the coding sequence GTGCTCATCCCGCGCAGGGTCAAGCACCGGAAGCAGCACTCCCCGAAGCGCCACGGCGCCGCCAAGGGTGGCACGAAGGTCAGCTTCGGCGAGTACGGCATCCAGGCGCTTGAGCACAGCTACGTGACGAACCGGCAGATCGAGTCCGCTCGTATCGCCATGACCCGTCACATCAAGCGTGGTGGCAAGGTGTGGACGACCATCTACCCGGACCGCCCGCTGACCAAGAAGCCGGCCGAGACCCGGATGGGTTCCGGTAAGGGTTCGCCCGAGTGGTGGATCGCCAACGTGAAGCCGGGCCGCGTGATGTTCGAGATCTCGTTCCCGAACGAGGAGACGGCTCGCGAGGCGCTGCGCCGCGCGATCCACAAGCTGCCCATGAAGTGCCGCATCGTGACCCGTGAAGGTGGTGAGTTCTGA
- the rpsC gene encoding 30S ribosomal protein S3: MGQKINPHGFRLGITTDWKSRWYADKQYAEYVAEDVKIRKLLATGMERAGISKVEIERTRDRVRVDIHTARPGIVIGRRGAEADRIRGALEKLTKKQVQLNILEVKNPEADAQLVAQAVAEQLSNRVAFRRAMRKAIQTSMRSPQVKGIRVQCGGRLGGAEMSRSEHYRDGRVPLHTLRADIDYGFFEAKTTFGRIGVKVWIYKGELVGGLKAREARDAAERAPRGGRDRSDRPSRPRRSGASGTTATSTEAGRAAAAATTEAPAAPATETAEKTEG, encoded by the coding sequence GTGGGCCAGAAGATCAACCCGCACGGTTTCCGCCTGGGTATCACCACGGACTGGAAGTCGCGCTGGTACGCCGACAAGCAGTACGCCGAGTACGTGGCCGAGGACGTCAAGATCCGCAAGCTCCTCGCCACCGGCATGGAGCGCGCGGGCATCTCCAAGGTCGAGATCGAGCGCACCCGTGACCGCGTCCGCGTGGACATCCACACCGCCCGGCCGGGCATCGTCATCGGCCGCCGCGGCGCGGAGGCCGACCGGATCCGCGGCGCGCTGGAGAAGCTGACCAAGAAGCAGGTCCAGCTGAACATCCTCGAGGTCAAGAACCCCGAGGCCGACGCCCAGCTGGTCGCCCAGGCGGTCGCGGAGCAGCTGTCCAACCGCGTGGCGTTCCGCCGCGCGATGCGGAAGGCGATCCAGACCTCCATGCGCTCGCCGCAGGTCAAGGGCATCCGCGTGCAGTGCGGCGGTCGTCTCGGCGGTGCCGAGATGTCCCGCTCCGAGCACTACCGCGATGGCCGCGTCCCGCTGCACACGCTGCGCGCCGACATCGACTACGGCTTCTTCGAGGCCAAGACGACGTTCGGTCGCATCGGCGTCAAGGTGTGGATCTACAAGGGTGAGCTCGTCGGTGGCCTGAAGGCCCGCGAAGCCCGTGACGCCGCCGAGCGCGCGCCGCGCGGTGGCCGCGACCGCAGCGACCGGCCGTCCCGTCCGCGTCGCTCCGGCGCTTCGGGCACGACCGCCACCTCGACCGAAGCCGGTCGTGCGGCCGCCGCCGCCACGACCGAGGCCCCGGCGGCCCCGGCCACCGAGACCGCAGAAAAGACGGAGGGCTGA
- the rplV gene encoding 50S ribosomal protein L22: protein MNAQNDATTEALPTAYARARFVRDSPTKVRRVIELIKGRSAADALAVLRFAPQAASEPVAKVLASAVANAENNLQLDPETLWVKNAYADEGPTLKRIRPRAQGRAYRIRKRTSHITVEVESRPAVAQKAQSKKKAGGR from the coding sequence ATGAACGCCCAGAACGACGCGACGACCGAGGCCCTGCCTACGGCGTACGCGCGGGCTCGCTTCGTCCGGGACTCGCCGACCAAGGTGCGCCGGGTGATCGAGCTCATCAAGGGACGTAGCGCCGCCGACGCCTTGGCCGTGCTCCGGTTCGCCCCCCAGGCGGCCAGCGAGCCGGTCGCGAAGGTGCTTGCCAGCGCTGTGGCCAACGCCGAGAACAACCTTCAGCTGGACCCGGAGACACTCTGGGTCAAGAACGCGTACGCCGACGAGGGCCCCACCCTCAAGCGCATCCGCCCGCGGGCCCAGGGCCGCGCGTACCGGATCCGCAAGCGGACCAGCCACATCACCGTCGAGGTGGAGTCGCGTCCGGCCGTCGCGCAGAAGGCTCAGAGCAAGAAGAAGGCAGGTGGCCGGTAG
- the rpsS gene encoding 30S ribosomal protein S19: MPRSLKKGPFVDDHLLKKVDALNESGKKTVIKTWSRRSTIIPDFLGHTIAVHDGRKHVPVFVTEAMVGHKLGEFAPTRTFKGHIKDDRKSRRR, translated from the coding sequence ATGCCACGCAGCCTTAAGAAGGGCCCGTTCGTGGACGACCACCTGCTCAAGAAGGTGGACGCGCTGAACGAATCGGGCAAGAAGACGGTCATCAAGACCTGGTCGCGCCGCTCGACGATCATCCCGGACTTCCTGGGTCACACGATCGCCGTGCACGACGGGCGCAAGCACGTCCCGGTGTTCGTCACCGAGGCCATGGTGGGTCACAAGCTGGGCGAGTTCGCCCCGACGCGGACCTTCAAGGGCCACATCAAGGACGACCGCAAGTCGCGCCGCCGCTGA
- the rplB gene encoding 50S ribosomal protein L2 — protein MGIRKYKPTTPGRRGSSVSDFAEITRSTPEKSLLRPLSGSGGRNSSGKITTRHKGGGHKRAYRVIDFRRNDKDGIPAKVAHIEYDPNRTARIALLHYADGEKRYIIAPEKLKQGDTVENGPRADIKPGNNLPLRNIPVGTVVHAIELRPGGGAKMARSAGAKVQLVAKDGPYAQLRLPSGEIRNVDVRNRATVGEVGNSEHANINWGKAGRNRWRGKRPTVRGVVMNPVDHPHGGGEGKTSGGRHPVNPNGKPEGRTRRRKASDALIVRRRRTGKNKR, from the coding sequence ATGGGCATCCGCAAGTACAAGCCGACGACCCCGGGTCGTCGCGGTTCGAGCGTCTCGGACTTCGCCGAGATCACCCGCTCCACCCCGGAGAAGTCGCTGCTGCGTCCGCTGAGCGGTTCGGGCGGTCGCAACTCGTCCGGCAAGATCACCACCCGGCACAAGGGTGGCGGCCACAAGCGTGCTTACCGCGTCATCGACTTCCGTCGCAACGACAAGGACGGCATCCCGGCCAAGGTCGCGCACATCGAGTACGACCCCAACCGCACCGCGCGCATCGCGCTCCTGCACTACGCCGACGGCGAGAAGCGCTACATCATCGCGCCGGAGAAGCTGAAGCAGGGCGACACCGTCGAGAACGGCCCCCGTGCCGACATCAAGCCGGGCAACAACCTGCCGCTGCGCAACATCCCGGTCGGCACCGTGGTGCACGCGATCGAGCTCCGCCCCGGTGGCGGCGCGAAGATGGCGCGTTCCGCCGGCGCGAAGGTGCAGCTCGTCGCGAAGGACGGGCCGTACGCCCAGCTGCGTCTCCCCTCGGGCGAGATCCGCAACGTGGACGTGCGCAACCGCGCGACGGTCGGCGAGGTCGGCAACTCCGAGCACGCCAACATCAACTGGGGCAAGGCCGGCCGCAACCGCTGGCGCGGCAAGCGCCCCACGGTCCGCGGTGTCGTCATGAACCCGGTCGACCACCCGCACGGTGGTGGTGAGGGCAAGACCTCCGGTGGTCGCCACCCGGTCAACCCGAACGGTAAGCCCGAGGGCCGCACGCGTCGCCGCAAGGCGTCCGACGCCCTCATCGTCCGCCGCCGCCGCACCGGCAAGAACAAGCGCTGA
- the rplW gene encoding 50S ribosomal protein L23 produces the protein MSSVAIPDPRDILLAPVISEKSYGLLEDHKYTFIVRPDANKTQIKIAVEKVFGVKVVSVNTANRQGKRKRTRAGFGKRKDTKRAIVTLSPESKAIEIFGGPTA, from the coding sequence GTGAGTTCGGTCGCCATTCCGGACCCCCGCGACATCCTGCTCGCGCCGGTCATCTCCGAGAAGTCCTACGGGCTGCTCGAGGACCACAAGTACACGTTCATCGTCCGCCCGGACGCCAACAAGACCCAGATCAAGATCGCGGTCGAGAAGGTGTTCGGCGTCAAGGTGGTCAGCGTCAACACGGCCAACCGCCAGGGCAAGCGGAAGCGGACTCGCGCCGGCTTCGGCAAGCGCAAGGACACCAAGCGCGCCATCGTGACTCTTTCGCCCGAAAGCAAGGCGATCGAGATCTTCGGCGGACCCACCGCGTAA
- the rplD gene encoding 50S ribosomal protein L4 produces the protein MTSVELKTPAGKADGTVDLPAEIFDVQANVALMHQVVVAQQAAARQGTHDTKTRGEVRGGGKKPYRQKGTGRARQGSTRAPQFAGGGVVHGPTPRDYTQRTPKKMKAAALRGALSDRARAGQLHVVTELVTGEKPSTKAAKSVLAAVTAAKRVLVVLDRADELSWVSLRNLPEVHLLWADQLNTYDVLVNDDVVFTKAAYDAFVAGPVRGKTVKASARSGEVTEGSDEK, from the coding sequence ATGACAAGCGTCGAGCTGAAGACCCCGGCCGGTAAAGCCGACGGCACGGTCGATCTCCCGGCGGAGATCTTCGACGTGCAGGCCAATGTCGCGCTCATGCACCAGGTCGTGGTGGCCCAGCAGGCCGCCGCGCGCCAGGGCACGCACGACACGAAGACCCGCGGTGAGGTTCGCGGTGGCGGCAAGAAGCCGTACCGCCAGAAGGGCACCGGTCGTGCCCGCCAGGGTTCGACCCGCGCGCCGCAGTTCGCCGGCGGTGGCGTCGTGCACGGCCCCACGCCGCGCGACTACACCCAGCGCACCCCGAAGAAGATGAAGGCCGCCGCCCTGCGTGGCGCCCTCTCCGACCGGGCCCGCGCCGGCCAGCTGCACGTCGTCACCGAGCTGGTGACCGGCGAGAAGCCGTCGACCAAGGCCGCCAAGAGCGTGCTCGCCGCCGTCACGGCCGCGAAGCGCGTGCTCGTGGTGCTGGACCGGGCCGACGAGCTGAGCTGGGTTTCCCTGCGGAACCTGCCCGAGGTGCACCTGCTCTGGGCCGACCAGCTCAACACCTACGACGTGCTGGTCAACGACGACGTCGTGTTCACCAAGGCCGCGTACGACGCGTTCGTCGCCGGCCCCGTCCGCGGTAAGACCGTCAAGGCTTCCGCGCGGTCGGGCGAGGTCACGGAAGGGAGTGACGAGAAGTGA
- the rplC gene encoding 50S ribosomal protein L3 yields MSDRQMKGILGTKLGMTQVFDEQNRVVPVTVVKAGPNVVTQVRTQDKDGYAAVQLAFGAVDPRKVNKPRTGHFDKAGVTPRRFLAELRTTDAETYEVGQEITAEVFAAGVEVDVTGTSKGKGYAGVMKRHGFKGQGASHGAQAVHRKPGSIGGCATPGRVFKGLRMAGRMGNDRVTTQNLTVHAVRAEDGLLLIKGAVPGPKGGLLFVRSAAKGGNSE; encoded by the coding sequence ATGTCTGACAGGCAGATGAAGGGCATCCTGGGCACCAAGCTCGGCATGACCCAGGTCTTCGACGAGCAGAACCGGGTTGTCCCGGTCACCGTCGTCAAGGCCGGTCCGAACGTGGTCACCCAGGTTCGGACCCAGGACAAGGACGGCTACGCGGCCGTGCAGCTGGCGTTCGGCGCGGTCGACCCGCGCAAGGTGAACAAGCCGCGCACCGGCCACTTCGACAAGGCGGGCGTGACCCCGCGCCGGTTCCTCGCCGAGCTGCGCACCACCGACGCCGAGACCTACGAGGTCGGTCAGGAGATCACCGCCGAGGTGTTCGCCGCCGGCGTCGAGGTCGACGTGACCGGGACCAGCAAGGGCAAGGGCTACGCGGGTGTCATGAAGCGCCACGGTTTCAAGGGCCAGGGCGCGAGCCACGGTGCCCAGGCCGTGCACCGCAAGCCGGGTTCGATCGGTGGCTGCGCCACCCCCGGCCGCGTCTTCAAGGGCCTGCGCATGGCGGGCCGGATGGGCAACGACCGGGTCACCACGCAGAACCTGACCGTGCACGCCGTGCGTGCCGAGGACGGCCTGCTGCTGATCAAGGGCGCCGTGCCCGGTCCCAAGGGCGGCCTGCTGTTCGTGCGCAGCGCCGCGAAGGGTGGTAACTCCGAATGA
- the rpsJ gene encoding 30S ribosomal protein S10 — MAGQKIRIRLKAYDHEAIDTSARKIVETVTRTGARVVGPVPLPTEKNVYCVIRSPHKYKDSREHFEMRTHKRLIDILDPTPKTVDALMRIDLPASVDVNIQ, encoded by the coding sequence ATGGCGGGACAGAAGATCCGCATCCGGCTCAAGGCCTACGACCACGAGGCGATCGACACCTCGGCGCGCAAGATCGTCGAGACGGTCACGCGCACCGGCGCCCGGGTTGTCGGGCCGGTGCCGCTGCCCACCGAGAAGAACGTTTACTGCGTCATCCGCTCGCCGCACAAGTACAAGGACTCGCGCGAGCACTTCGAGATGCGCACGCACAAGCGTCTGATCGACATCCTCGACCCGACGCCGAAGACGGTCGACGCGCTCATGCGCATCGACCTGCCGGCAAGCGTCGACGTCAACATCCAGTAG
- the tuf gene encoding elongation factor Tu: MAKAKFERTKPHVNIGTIGHVDHGKTTLTAAITKVLHDKYPELNESRAFDQIDNAPEEKQRGITINISHVEYQTEKRHYAHVDAPGHADYIKNMITGAAQMDGAILVVAATDGPMPQTREHVLLARQVGVPYIVVALNKADMVDDEEILELVELEVRELLSSQEFPGDDAPVVRVSGLKALEGDEKWSEAVLELMTAVDDNVPDPVRELDKPFLMPIEDVFTITGRGTVVTGRVERGQINVNEEVEIVGIREKSTKTTVTGVEMFRKLLDSGQAGDNVGLLVRGIKREDVERGQVVVKPGTTTPHTDFEGRVYILSKDEGGRHTPFFNNYRPQFYFRTTDVTGVVTLPEGTEMVMPGDNTDISVQLIQPVAMDEGLRFAIREGGRTVGAGQVTKIIK, encoded by the coding sequence GTGGCGAAGGCGAAATTCGAGCGGACCAAGCCGCACGTCAACATCGGCACCATCGGCCACGTTGACCACGGCAAGACGACTCTGACCGCGGCCATCACCAAGGTGCTGCACGACAAGTACCCGGAGCTGAACGAGTCGCGGGCGTTCGACCAGATCGACAACGCGCCGGAAGAGAAGCAGCGCGGTATCACGATCAACATCTCGCACGTCGAGTACCAGACCGAGAAGCGTCACTACGCGCACGTGGACGCCCCCGGTCACGCGGACTACATCAAGAACATGATCACCGGTGCCGCCCAGATGGACGGCGCGATCCTGGTCGTGGCCGCCACCGACGGCCCGATGCCGCAGACCCGTGAGCACGTGCTGCTCGCCCGCCAGGTCGGCGTGCCCTACATCGTGGTCGCGCTGAACAAGGCCGACATGGTCGACGACGAGGAGATCCTCGAGCTCGTCGAGCTGGAGGTCCGCGAGCTGCTGTCCTCGCAGGAGTTCCCGGGCGACGACGCGCCGGTCGTGCGCGTTTCCGGCCTGAAGGCCCTCGAGGGCGACGAGAAGTGGTCCGAGGCCGTTCTCGAGCTGATGACCGCCGTCGACGACAACGTGCCGGACCCGGTGCGTGAGCTCGACAAGCCGTTCCTGATGCCGATCGAGGACGTCTTCACCATCACCGGTCGTGGCACCGTGGTGACCGGTCGCGTCGAGCGCGGCCAGATCAACGTCAACGAAGAGGTCGAGATCGTGGGTATCCGCGAGAAGTCGACCAAGACCACCGTCACCGGTGTCGAGATGTTCCGCAAGCTGCTCGACTCGGGCCAGGCGGGCGACAACGTCGGCCTGCTGGTCCGCGGTATCAAGCGCGAGGACGTCGAGCGCGGCCAGGTCGTCGTGAAGCCGGGCACCACCACCCCGCACACCGACTTCGAGGGCCGGGTCTACATCCTGTCGAAGGACGAGGGTGGCCGTCACACCCCGTTCTTCAACAACTACCGCCCGCAGTTCTACTTCCGCACCACCGACGTGACCGGCGTCGTGACCCTCCCCGAGGGCACCGAGATGGTCATGCCGGGCGACAACACCGACATCTCGGTCCAGCTGATCCAGCCGGTCGCGATGGACGAGGGTCTGCGTTTCGCCATCCGCGAGGGTGGCCGGACCGTCGGCGCGGGCCAGGTCACCAAGATCATCAAGTGA
- the fusA gene encoding elongation factor G: MAREVLTDLNKVRNIGIMAHIDAGKTTTTERILFYTGVNYKIGEVHDGAATMDWMEEEQKRGITITSAATTTFWDDHQINLIDTPGHVDFTVEVERNLRVLDGAVAVFDGKEGVEPQSEQVWRQADKYDVPRICFVNKMDKLGADFYYTLRTIEERLGVKPLAIQLPIGAENDFEGVVDLVRMKALVWRGEVQKGEDYTVEEIPADLADRAAEYREKLVETVAETDDSLMEKFLEGEELSEAEIKSGIRKLVITRAAFPVLAGSAFKNKGVQPMLDAVIDYLPSPLDVPAVEGLLPDGETVATRKASVDEPFAALAFKIAAHPFFGKLTYIRVYSGKVASGAQVINATKERKERIGKIFQMHSNKENPVDDAQVGHIYAVIGLKDTTTGDTLADPQNPIVLESMTFPEPVIRVAIEPKTKADQEKLSLAIQKLAEEDPTFQVKLDEDTGQTIIAGMGELHLEVLVNRMKSDYKVEANIGKPQVAYRETIKKTVDKLDYVHKKQTGGSGQFAKVIVKLEPLERTDGALYEFDNKVTGGRVPREYIPSVDAGAQDAMQYGVLAGYPLVGLKFTLLDGAYHEVDSSEMAFKIAGSMAMKEAAKKAGPVILEPMMAVEVTTPEDYMGDVIGDLNSRRGQIQAMEERSGTRVVKALVPLSEMFGYVGDLRSRTQGRANYSMVFDSYAEVPANVAKEIIAKATGE, encoded by the coding sequence GTGGCACGTGAAGTGCTGACCGACCTGAACAAGGTCCGCAACATCGGCATCATGGCCCACATCGACGCCGGCAAGACGACGACCACCGAGCGGATCCTGTTCTACACCGGGGTCAACTACAAGATCGGTGAAGTCCACGACGGCGCCGCCACCATGGACTGGATGGAGGAGGAGCAGAAGCGGGGTATCACCATCACCTCGGCTGCCACCACCACCTTCTGGGACGACCACCAGATCAACCTGATCGACACCCCCGGGCACGTCGACTTCACCGTCGAGGTGGAGCGCAACCTGCGGGTGCTCGACGGCGCGGTCGCCGTCTTCGACGGCAAGGAAGGTGTCGAGCCGCAGTCCGAGCAGGTCTGGCGGCAGGCGGACAAGTACGACGTCCCGCGCATCTGCTTCGTCAACAAGATGGACAAGCTGGGTGCGGACTTCTACTACACCCTGCGCACCATCGAGGAGCGCCTCGGCGTCAAGCCGCTGGCGATCCAGCTGCCCATCGGCGCCGAGAACGACTTCGAAGGCGTCGTCGACCTGGTCCGCATGAAGGCCCTGGTCTGGCGCGGCGAGGTGCAGAAGGGCGAGGACTACACCGTCGAGGAGATCCCGGCCGACCTGGCCGACCGGGCCGCGGAGTACCGCGAGAAGCTGGTCGAGACCGTCGCCGAGACCGACGACTCCCTGATGGAGAAGTTCCTCGAGGGCGAAGAGCTGTCCGAGGCCGAGATCAAGTCCGGCATCCGCAAGCTCGTCATCACCCGGGCGGCGTTCCCGGTGCTGGCCGGTTCCGCGTTCAAGAACAAGGGCGTGCAGCCCATGCTCGACGCGGTGATCGACTACCTGCCGTCGCCGCTGGACGTCCCGGCCGTCGAGGGTCTGCTGCCCGACGGCGAGACCGTGGCGACCCGCAAGGCGTCGGTCGACGAGCCGTTCGCCGCGCTCGCGTTCAAGATCGCCGCGCACCCGTTCTTCGGCAAGCTGACCTACATCCGGGTCTACTCGGGCAAGGTCGCTTCCGGCGCTCAGGTCATCAACGCGACCAAGGAGCGCAAGGAGCGCATCGGGAAGATCTTCCAGATGCACTCCAACAAGGAGAACCCGGTGGACGACGCCCAGGTCGGCCACATCTACGCGGTCATCGGGCTGAAGGACACCACCACGGGTGACACCCTGGCGGACCCGCAGAACCCGATCGTGCTGGAGTCGATGACGTTCCCCGAGCCGGTCATCCGGGTCGCGATCGAGCCGAAGACGAAGGCCGACCAGGAGAAGCTGTCCCTGGCGATCCAGAAGCTGGCCGAAGAAGACCCGACGTTCCAGGTCAAGCTGGACGAGGACACCGGCCAGACGATCATCGCGGGCATGGGTGAGCTGCACCTCGAGGTGCTGGTGAACCGGATGAAGTCCGACTACAAGGTCGAGGCGAACATCGGCAAGCCGCAGGTCGCCTACCGCGAGACGATCAAGAAGACGGTCGACAAGCTCGACTACGTCCACAAGAAGCAGACCGGTGGTTCCGGCCAGTTCGCGAAGGTCATCGTGAAGCTGGAGCCGCTCGAGCGCACCGACGGCGCGCTCTACGAGTTCGACAACAAGGTGACCGGTGGTCGCGTGCCGCGGGAGTACATCCCGTCGGTGGACGCGGGCGCGCAGGACGCGATGCAGTACGGCGTCCTGGCCGGCTACCCGCTCGTCGGGTTGAAGTTCACCCTGTTGGATGGTGCGTACCACGAGGTCGACTCTTCGGAGATGGCGTTCAAGATCGCCGGTTCCATGGCGATGAAGGAAGCCGCGAAGAAGGCCGGCCCGGTGATCCTGGAGCCGATGATGGCGGTCGAGGTGACCACGCCCGAGGACTACATGGGTGACGTCATCGGTGACCTCAACTCCCGCCGTGGTCAGATCCAGGCCATGGAGGAGCGGTCCGGTACCCGTGTCGTGAAGGCACTGGTCCCGCTGTCGGAGATGTTCGGCTACGTCGGCGACCTGCGGTCCCGCACCCAGGGCCGGGCGAACTACTCCATGGTGTTCGACTCCTACGCCGAGGTTCCCGCGAACGTCGCGAAGGAAATCATCGCGAAGGCGACGGGGGAGTAA